A single Henriciella sp. AS95 DNA region contains:
- a CDS encoding amidohydrolase family protein, which translates to MSLTRQQFLRLSASLPVAAAAAGCATSRTPSASRILIQNADVLSMTAPEDEFIKTDVLIENGRIASIGKGLSASGAQTINGSGMILMPGMVDGHRHVWQTLLNGLLPKMSQKYAEYDRRVNMVYALAYEPEDMLVAQQLGGMTCIDSGVTSVVDQMHAANGDAMEQAAARGLVESGVAGVFCYQMRNGPYYTVGDTYTREQALADRNQPPDERHWANAERIRDMYFSGKDRLVHFGIGLTGSVGSQTVDQAAEEFRRARALEVRMLTQHMNQRPGTKPPILRGVADLHEAGLLGPDYLISHGVDMTDQEMGYLRDAGSGLCSTVMGEFPYEKPSVHGRAIEVGLDVSIGVDVSIALTHDYFEHVRAAYWNLFRTERGAALSKTIEPFDVLDIATRMGARAIGFEDEIGTIEVGKRADLVLLRTDRIGFSRLGSLAERIVTSANQSDVDTVLVNGAVKKRNGRILGLDKASLEADASQSRRNVIRRAAEINLL; encoded by the coding sequence ATGAGCCTCACACGCCAGCAATTCCTGCGTTTATCCGCCTCGCTCCCGGTCGCCGCGGCGGCTGCCGGGTGCGCCACATCGCGAACGCCGTCGGCGTCGCGCATCCTGATTCAGAACGCTGACGTGCTCAGCATGACCGCGCCGGAAGACGAGTTCATCAAGACCGATGTCCTGATCGAGAATGGCCGTATCGCCTCGATCGGAAAGGGGCTGTCCGCGTCAGGAGCGCAGACGATCAATGGGTCCGGGATGATCCTGATGCCGGGCATGGTCGATGGCCACCGGCATGTCTGGCAGACCCTGCTGAACGGTCTTCTGCCCAAGATGTCGCAGAAATATGCCGAATATGATCGCCGCGTGAACATGGTCTACGCGCTCGCCTATGAGCCTGAAGACATGTTGGTCGCCCAGCAGCTTGGTGGGATGACATGTATTGATTCAGGCGTCACCTCGGTGGTTGACCAGATGCATGCTGCCAATGGCGACGCGATGGAGCAGGCGGCCGCGCGCGGACTGGTCGAGTCAGGTGTCGCCGGCGTCTTCTGCTACCAGATGCGCAACGGGCCCTATTACACGGTCGGCGATACCTATACGCGCGAACAGGCGCTCGCAGACCGCAACCAGCCACCCGATGAGCGCCACTGGGCCAATGCGGAACGCATTCGCGACATGTATTTCAGCGGCAAGGACCGGCTCGTCCATTTCGGTATCGGGCTGACCGGTTCTGTCGGGTCACAGACCGTCGACCAGGCAGCTGAAGAATTCCGGCGGGCGCGCGCGCTTGAGGTTCGTATGCTGACCCAGCACATGAACCAGCGCCCCGGCACAAAGCCGCCGATCCTTCGCGGTGTTGCTGACCTGCATGAGGCCGGCCTGCTTGGGCCTGATTATCTGATTTCGCACGGCGTCGACATGACAGACCAGGAGATGGGCTATCTCCGTGATGCCGGATCGGGGCTGTGCTCGACCGTGATGGGAGAGTTTCCGTATGAGAAGCCTTCTGTGCACGGACGGGCGATCGAAGTCGGGCTCGACGTCTCGATCGGTGTCGACGTGTCCATCGCTCTGACGCACGACTATTTCGAACATGTTCGAGCTGCCTATTGGAACCTGTTCCGGACCGAACGCGGTGCGGCGCTGTCCAAGACGATTGAGCCCTTCGATGTCCTCGATATCGCGACCCGGATGGGCGCACGGGCCATCGGCTTCGAAGATGAGATCGGAACGATCGAGGTGGGCAAAAGGGCCGATCTGGTGCTTTTGCGCACGGACAGGATCGGGTTTAGCAGGCTTGGCTCGCTTGCCGAGCGTATCGTGACGAGCGCGAACCAGTCGGATGTGGACACCGTCCTTGTTAATGGGGCTGTCAAAAAGCGGAACGGACGAATTCTTGGCCTCGACAAGGCGTCTCTGGAAGCCGACGCCTCACAATCCCGCCGAAATGTCATCCGCCGCGCGGCCGAGATAAACCTTCTATAG
- a CDS encoding xanthine dehydrogenase family protein molybdopterin-binding subunit → MTNKFEMNQPVVELKLDRMKQGLVGSSMDRPEGKLKVSGTATYAHEWKLDNCAFGFLVRSRQPRAKVTAIGRDAVMDMPGVLGVYDDERLIRNPAQGMADEAPVQGPDEVFYLGQPIALVVAETFEQARHAAEALEVTYSALDDAVFDPEEAEIAEDDQGRNSLEQGHIEAAMSNAAYTVDEIFRTPGHNSAAMEPHCSIAEWEGDKLTLRGSYQMLKFNRNELADSLGIEPENVRILSPYVGGGFGSKLGISPEAVSAAIAAKALGRPVCVTLSRQQVFDMVMRRSETRQRLRLACDDSGKLTAIGHEALVSNLPGEGFAEPVVQATHFLYGGENRKLGIDVARVNRMCAGSVRAPGEAVGMQVLENAMDELAEKVGIDPVEFRKRNIPERHPEKGIPYASRKLHEALDEGAKRFGWDKRTAKPRQTREGEWLIGTGMATATRVNMLMESQARVTLKADGSAVVETDMTDIGTGTYAILTQIAGDMLGLPADRVETKLGDTDMPPSSGSGGSFGASSSGSAVFLACEDIRTQIAQKLQADEEDLAFENGEVKNGDETHSLAGLLDGKAIVAEGHIVPGETGETVSQGTYGAFFAEVAVNEVTGETRVRRLHGTFDAGRILNQKTATSQCYGGLVWGIGIALTEELMFDNRDGHIANRDLAEYHLPVNLDVPDLDVVLLEERDPWASPIQAKGIGELSICGAAAAITNAMYNATGVRFRDYPATLDKVISAI, encoded by the coding sequence ATGACCAATAAATTCGAAATGAACCAGCCGGTCGTGGAGCTGAAGCTTGATCGTATGAAGCAGGGCCTTGTCGGCTCTTCCATGGACCGGCCTGAGGGGAAGCTGAAAGTCAGTGGCACGGCCACCTATGCGCACGAGTGGAAACTCGATAATTGCGCGTTCGGCTTTTTGGTGCGCTCGCGCCAGCCTAGAGCGAAAGTGACCGCGATTGGCCGCGACGCTGTCATGGATATGCCGGGGGTCCTCGGCGTCTATGATGATGAACGGCTGATCCGTAATCCGGCGCAGGGCATGGCGGATGAAGCGCCGGTGCAGGGGCCGGATGAAGTCTTTTATCTCGGCCAGCCGATCGCGCTTGTCGTGGCTGAAACCTTCGAACAGGCCCGCCACGCAGCCGAAGCGCTTGAGGTGACCTATTCGGCGCTTGATGACGCGGTGTTCGACCCGGAAGAGGCCGAGATCGCCGAGGATGACCAGGGCCGCAACAGTCTGGAGCAGGGCCATATCGAAGCCGCCATGTCGAATGCGGCTTATACCGTGGACGAGATTTTCCGCACGCCGGGACATAACAGTGCGGCGATGGAGCCGCATTGCTCGATTGCTGAATGGGAGGGTGACAAGCTGACCCTGCGCGGCAGCTATCAGATGCTGAAATTCAACCGCAATGAGCTCGCCGACTCGCTGGGCATTGAGCCTGAAAATGTGCGGATCCTGTCGCCCTATGTCGGCGGCGGATTTGGTTCGAAACTGGGTATTTCGCCTGAGGCTGTGTCTGCCGCCATTGCCGCAAAGGCGCTTGGCCGGCCTGTCTGTGTGACGCTGTCGCGCCAGCAGGTTTTCGACATGGTGATGCGGCGGTCTGAAACGCGTCAGCGACTACGCCTTGCCTGCGATGATAGCGGCAAACTGACAGCCATCGGGCACGAGGCGCTGGTCTCCAATCTGCCGGGTGAAGGCTTCGCCGAGCCGGTCGTTCAGGCGACGCATTTTCTCTATGGGGGTGAGAACCGCAAACTCGGCATAGACGTCGCGCGCGTGAACCGCATGTGCGCCGGCTCTGTCCGCGCGCCGGGCGAGGCGGTCGGCATGCAGGTGCTTGAGAACGCCATGGACGAACTCGCCGAAAAGGTGGGGATCGATCCGGTCGAGTTTCGAAAGCGCAACATCCCGGAAAGACATCCGGAAAAAGGTATTCCGTACGCCTCGCGCAAGCTGCACGAGGCGCTCGATGAGGGCGCGAAGCGCTTTGGTTGGGATAAGCGGACCGCCAAACCACGCCAGACCCGTGAGGGCGAATGGCTGATCGGCACAGGCATGGCGACGGCCACACGGGTCAATATGCTGATGGAGTCGCAGGCGCGGGTGACGTTGAAGGCGGATGGCTCAGCGGTCGTCGAAACGGACATGACCGATATCGGCACCGGCACCTATGCCATCCTGACGCAGATCGCGGGCGACATGCTTGGCTTGCCGGCCGACCGGGTCGAGACGAAGCTGGGCGATACGGATATGCCGCCGTCGTCCGGTTCCGGCGGCTCGTTCGGGGCCAGTTCGAGCGGCTCAGCCGTCTTTCTGGCCTGCGAGGACATCCGCACGCAGATCGCGCAGAAACTCCAGGCCGACGAAGAAGACCTCGCCTTCGAGAATGGCGAGGTGAAAAACGGCGATGAGACGCACAGTCTGGCCGGTCTTCTGGATGGCAAAGCCATCGTCGCAGAAGGTCATATCGTGCCGGGCGAGACCGGTGAGACGGTGAGCCAGGGCACATATGGGGCGTTCTTTGCCGAGGTGGCCGTCAATGAAGTCACCGGCGAGACGCGCGTTCGCCGCCTGCATGGGACGTTCGATGCGGGACGGATCCTCAATCAGAAGACCGCGACCTCGCAATGCTATGGCGGTCTGGTCTGGGGCATCGGCATCGCGCTGACAGAAGAGCTGATGTTCGACAATCGCGACGGGCATATCGCCAATCGCGACCTCGCCGAATATCATTTGCCGGTCAATCTGGATGTGCCGGATCTCGATGTGGTGCTCCTGGAGGAGCGTGACCCTTGGGCCTCGCCCATTCAGGCCAAGGGCATTGGCGAGCTCAGCATTTGCGGTGCGGCGGCGGCGATCACCAATGCCATGTACAATGCAACCGGCGTGCGGTTCCGCGACTATCCGGCGACGCTGGACAAGGTGATCAGCGCCATCTGA
- a CDS encoding xanthine dehydrogenase family protein subunit M: MRPFTYSRAEDEGAAAEAAAGGATFIAGGTNLLDLMKLEVMTPEALVDINRLDLNTISQTEDGGLRIGALVTNSDCAADPRVRADYAVLAKAILAGASGQLRNKATTGGNLCQRTRCYYFYDTAMACNKREPGSGCGAIGGVNRLHAILGASDQCIATYPGDMAVALAALDADVEIRSSDGSEKTVPVTEFHRLPGDMPEKDNILESGDLITAVTLPPKPGGTHVYRKVRDRSSYAFALVSVAAIARMDAGKISDIRLAFGGIAHKPWRDPAVEDILKGEAPSDALFEKAADILLKDAEGQGSNDFKIPLARRTLTAVLRQATGSGAS, translated from the coding sequence ATGAGGCCGTTTACCTATTCGCGCGCCGAGGACGAAGGCGCCGCCGCAGAGGCCGCTGCGGGCGGCGCGACATTCATTGCCGGTGGCACCAATCTGCTCGACCTCATGAAGCTTGAAGTGATGACGCCGGAGGCCCTGGTCGACATCAACCGGCTGGACCTCAATACGATCTCGCAGACAGAGGACGGCGGTTTGCGCATCGGGGCGCTCGTCACCAATAGCGATTGCGCTGCCGACCCGCGCGTGCGAGCCGATTACGCGGTACTGGCGAAGGCCATCCTTGCCGGCGCCAGCGGCCAGCTGCGCAACAAGGCGACGACCGGCGGCAATCTCTGCCAGCGAACGCGATGCTATTATTTCTATGACACGGCGATGGCCTGCAACAAGCGCGAGCCGGGAAGCGGCTGCGGCGCGATTGGCGGGGTGAACCGTCTGCATGCGATCCTCGGCGCCAGTGACCAGTGCATCGCGACCTATCCGGGCGACATGGCGGTCGCGCTTGCTGCGCTCGATGCGGACGTCGAAATCCGGTCATCCGACGGCAGCGAGAAAACCGTTCCGGTCACGGAGTTTCATCGCCTTCCAGGTGATATGCCGGAGAAGGACAATATTCTCGAAAGCGGCGATCTCATCACGGCCGTAACCCTTCCGCCCAAGCCGGGCGGCACGCACGTTTACAGAAAGGTGCGTGACCGCTCGTCCTATGCGTTCGCGCTCGTTTCTGTCGCGGCCATTGCCAGGATGGACGCCGGCAAGATTTCGGACATCCGCCTCGCCTTTGGCGGCATTGCTCACAAGCCTTGGCGCGATCCGGCTGTCGAAGACATCCTCAAAGGCGAAGCACCGTCCGACGCGCTGTTCGAGAAAGCCGCTGACATCCTTCTGAAGGATGCCGAGGGGCAGGGCAGCAATGATTTCAAAATTCCGCTGGCGCGCCGCACCCTTACTGCCGTGCTGCGCCAGGCAACCGGCTCAGGAGCCAGCTGA
- a CDS encoding 2Fe-2S iron-sulfur cluster-binding protein, which produces MQKTVLEINQTRHEVEADPRTTLLDALRHHLGLTGTKKGCDHGQCGACTVLVNGRRINSCLTLACMHDGDEITTIEGLGGPDNLSPMQGAFVRHDGFQCGYCTPGQICSATAMLEEIKDGWPSHVTDDVETAPKLSRDEIAERMSGNICRCSAYPNIVRAIMEVAEADQ; this is translated from the coding sequence ATGCAGAAAACCGTTCTCGAGATTAACCAGACCCGCCACGAAGTGGAGGCCGACCCCCGGACCACGCTGCTTGACGCGTTGCGACATCATCTTGGGCTGACGGGAACGAAGAAAGGGTGCGATCACGGACAGTGTGGTGCCTGTACTGTTCTTGTGAACGGACGGCGCATCAATAGCTGCCTCACGCTTGCCTGCATGCATGATGGCGACGAGATCACCACGATCGAAGGACTAGGCGGGCCCGATAATCTTTCACCGATGCAGGGCGCCTTTGTCCGCCATGACGGGTTTCAGTGTGGCTATTGTACGCCGGGTCAGATCTGTTCGGCGACGGCGATGCTTGAGGAGATCAAGGATGGCTGGCCGAGCCATGTGACCGACGATGTCGAGACAGCGCCGAAGCTCTCGCGCGACGAGATCGCTGAACGGATGAGCGGCAATATCTGCCGGTGCTCTGCCTATCCGAACATCGTGCGGGCGATCATGGAAGTCGCGGAGGCGGATCAATGA
- a CDS encoding protein phosphatase 2C domain-containing protein: protein MTQHIRDERVTDTETATAFYVRGAARSHSGLVRKLNEDSYLQSPETGLWAVADGMGGHESGDVASSLIVNELSEIAGAQTAYDLRRWVARRLHWANDELVRMAASSARGSMGATVAVLTMHGTQYSCTWAGDSRIYLIRNQRLYRLTTDHSLVQALVSAGEITLSEARAHPRSNVVTRAIGANADLELETVNGEMLDGDRFLLCTDGLTNVVDEGQILSLAVNADVSAGCDALVRAALSNGAPDNVTVILTDVGKTVRR, encoded by the coding sequence ATGACCCAGCACATCAGGGATGAGCGTGTCACAGACACCGAAACGGCCACGGCATTTTACGTGCGCGGCGCGGCCCGCTCGCATAGCGGCCTGGTCCGGAAGCTGAACGAAGACAGCTATCTGCAAAGTCCTGAAACTGGATTGTGGGCTGTCGCCGATGGCATGGGCGGGCATGAAAGCGGCGATGTTGCCAGCTCGCTTATCGTGAACGAGCTGAGCGAGATTGCCGGTGCGCAAACCGCATATGATCTGCGCCGGTGGGTCGCCAGACGCCTTCACTGGGCAAATGATGAACTGGTGCGCATGGCGGCGAGCAGCGCGCGTGGATCGATGGGCGCGACCGTTGCTGTCCTGACGATGCACGGCACTCAATATTCCTGCACCTGGGCGGGCGACAGCCGCATCTATCTGATCCGGAATCAGCGGCTATACCGCCTGACGACCGATCACAGCCTCGTTCAGGCGCTGGTCTCTGCAGGCGAAATCACACTTTCCGAAGCGAGGGCGCATCCCCGGTCCAATGTGGTGACCCGCGCGATCGGCGCGAATGCGGACCTCGAGCTGGAGACGGTGAACGGCGAAATGCTGGACGGTGACAGGTTCCTTCTGTGTACGGATGGACTAACCAATGTGGTCGACGAAGGTCAGATCCTTTCGCTCGCGGTCAACGCAGATGTTTCAGCCGGGTGCGATGCCCTTGTAAGGGCCGCGCTGTCGAACGGCGCGCCGGATAATGTGACGGTGATCCTCACGGATGTTGGCAAAACCGTTCGTCGCTAA
- the tagH gene encoding type VI secretion system-associated FHA domain protein TagH, translating to MITLKLYHSSDPGRQLDSYILGDGEVTIGRDPKAIWVIEDPDLRISRYHCAVRAKDGEVIVRDTSSNGVFLGQHRRRIDPSSEIVVPADETIHFGDFSIMIDVVDANHEAVGERGAADKLLSDEVCNPAPKETADTWKAEPVQICSDFDRSAASNFEILEAFCDGAQLDPSYFAGEIPADVMRRLGAIYRQVVLGLGELMSERAAAKSAYRLDRTTISATGNNPLKWAPTQRLAVDLLSERTGEFLNGADAVAECFTDLREHSTCLASGAREAVTALLEHLDPDRVEADSKKRSGLFADKSETSWRCMKQAYNDLADDPFNNPDSVVNQAFKRGYERHARGHSTPEAAE from the coding sequence CTATCATAGCAGTGACCCGGGCCGGCAGCTCGATTCCTACATCCTCGGCGATGGAGAAGTCACGATCGGCCGCGACCCGAAAGCGATCTGGGTCATCGAAGATCCCGACCTGCGAATCTCGCGGTACCACTGTGCGGTGCGTGCCAAAGATGGGGAGGTGATTGTTCGCGACACCAGTTCCAATGGTGTGTTCCTCGGACAGCATCGCCGCCGCATCGATCCGAGTTCAGAGATTGTCGTGCCGGCCGACGAGACCATTCATTTCGGTGATTTCTCGATCATGATTGATGTTGTCGATGCGAACCACGAGGCCGTTGGCGAGCGCGGTGCGGCTGACAAATTGCTCAGCGATGAAGTCTGTAACCCGGCGCCGAAAGAAACCGCTGACACGTGGAAAGCTGAACCTGTTCAGATCTGCAGTGATTTTGACCGTTCCGCAGCGAGCAACTTTGAAATCCTGGAAGCTTTCTGCGACGGCGCGCAGCTCGACCCGTCCTATTTTGCTGGCGAAATTCCAGCTGATGTCATGCGCCGGCTTGGGGCGATCTACCGACAGGTCGTTCTGGGCCTGGGCGAACTGATGAGTGAGCGTGCCGCGGCCAAGAGCGCGTATCGTCTGGACCGGACCACGATCAGCGCGACCGGAAACAATCCGTTGAAATGGGCCCCCACACAGCGCCTGGCCGTGGACCTGCTCAGCGAACGCACAGGCGAGTTTCTGAACGGCGCGGATGCGGTTGCAGAATGCTTCACGGATTTGAGAGAGCACTCAACCTGCCTCGCATCCGGCGCGCGGGAGGCGGTCACTGCGTTGCTCGAACACCTCGACCCCGATCGTGTTGAAGCCGATAGCAAAAAGCGTTCGGGCCTGTTTGCTGACAAGTCCGAAACGTCCTGGCGGTGTATGAAGCAGGCTTACAATGACCTTGCTGACGACCCGTTCAACAATCCCGATAGCGTGGTGAATCAGGCCTTCAAGCGCGGCTATGAGCGTCATGCGAGGGGACATTCGACGCCGGAGGCTGCCGAATGA